A region from the Carcharodon carcharias isolate sCarCar2 chromosome 29, sCarCar2.pri, whole genome shotgun sequence genome encodes:
- the LOC121270991 gene encoding zinc finger protein 271-like produces the protein MHALAQISNQLATLQQLPLQLAIPSLVILGGDVIDAAGLADSKLDATPRLLIEMVKEGKLHDIFGITVILHFQITDKFKDIAVHFSKDEWAELSEWEKIRYKNVKRNYEAMLAIGLNVPKPAFMSRHGRRRQPCVYESSDSDEDWMPKLLVENPPPMRTYELPFKNEGTQKIKKENTKKNQKSASSIASHSEEDKDEGFGGSPDDTASAREESVSVKKINRETSTLVCETESHSESNKGVCTGNILVSANEQVTKETESRRYSLRNRERKVYTEERELCDDDYLFCEDCETFFIEECPVHGLPVFIKDTVVEFSRSDRARLTLPEGLSIATSKIRKAGLGIWNEGKIIPKGVHFGPYEGVVSNEESAAVSGYSWMISKGKQDFEYIDAKDESKSNWMRFVNCARKEEEQNLVAFQHCGRIYYRTCKPVPPRCELLVWYGDEYAKELGIKWIAMWMAKQEPKYECHPCPHCSVAFTTAAFLQKHIRRHPESSGQISSGQNCPSSTGLLQQQNVQGPFTQSVQGKEFIKSNDLHLHQRIHTGERPKKCTDCGKSFTWSRSLHNHQWIHTGERPYKCTDCGKSFTQAGHLHRHQRIHTGERPYKCTDCGKSFTWARDLHRHQRIHTGERPYKCMDCGKSFTRAGHLHRHQRIHTGERPYKCMDCGKSFTRAGHLHRHQRIHTGERPYKCTDCGKSFTQAGHLHYHQQIHTGERPYKCTNCGKSFTRAGHLRRHQRIHTGERPYKCSDCGKSFTRAGHLHRHQRIHTGERPYKCSDCGKSFTRAGHLHRHQRIHTGERPYKCTDCGKSFTRAGHLHRHQRIHTGERPYKCSDCGKSFTWAGDLHRHQQIHTGERPYKCTDCGKSFTRAGHLHYHQRIHTGERPYKCTDCGKSFTQARSLHDHHWIHTGESPYKCTNCGKSFTRAGHLHRHQRIHTGERPYKCSDCGKSFTWAGDLHRHQQIHTGERPDKCTDCGKSFTRAGHLHYHQRIHTGERPYKCTDCGKSFVYMYQLKAHTYFETCHHCRKVFKDPAAFKIHLRRCFETER, from the exons GAATCACAGTCATTTTACATTTCCAGATTACAGACAAGTTTAAAGACATTGCCGTTCATTTTTCCAAAGATGAGTGGGCAGAgctaagtgaatgggaaaaaatcCGTTATAAGAATGTGAAGCGAAACTATGAGGCCATGCTTGCAATAG GATTGAATGTACCAAAGCCAGCATTCATGTCAAGACATGGAAGGAGGCGTCAGCCCTGTGTGTATGAGTCTAGTGATTCGGATGAAGATTGGATGCCTAAACTTCTTGTGGAAAACCCGCCAC CAATGAGAACCTATGAGCTACCTTTCAAGAATGAAGGTACCCAGAAGATCAAAAAAGAGAATACCAAAAAG AACCAAAAATCAGCATCATCGATTGCATCCCATTCAGAAGAGGATAAAGATGAAGGCTTTGGGGGCTCCCCTGATGACACTGCCTCAGCTAGGGAAGAGTCAGTTTCAGTTAAAAAGATCAACAGAGAAACAAGTACCTTGGTTTGTGAAACTGAATCTCATAGTGAATCCAATAAAG GTGTTTGCACTGGAAATATTTTGGTGTCTGCAAATGAACAAGTGACCAAAGAGACTGAAAGTAGAAGATATAGtttgagaaatagagagagaaaagttTACACAGAAGAAAGGGAACTTTGTGATGATGATTACTTGT TTTGTGAAGACTGTGAGACATTTTTTATTGAAGAATGCCCTGTGCACGGTCTTCCAGTGTTCATAAAGGAcacagttgttgaattcagtcgGTCAGACAGAGCACGTCTAACCCTTCCAGAGGGTCTCAGCATTGCAACTTCAAAGATTCGAAAAGCTGGTCTTGGTATATGGAACGAAGGGAAGATTATTCCCAAAGGAGTTCACTTTGGACCCTATGAAGGAGTAGTATCAAATGAAGAATCAGCTGCTGTCAGTGGGTACTCATGGATG atcagtaaAGGCAAACAAGATTTTGAATACATTGATGCGAAGGATGAATCTAAATCAAATTGGATGAG ATTTGTTAACTGTGCCAGAAAGGAAGAGGAGCAGAACCTTGTGGCCTTTCAGCACTGCGGCAGAATTTATTACAGGACCTGCAAGCCTGTTCCTCCTCGGTGTGAGCTGCTGGTCTGGTATGGTGATGAATACGCCAAGGAACTCGGGATCAAATGGATTGCAATGTGGATGGCAAAACAAGAACCAAAAT ATGAATGTCATCCTTGCCCTCATTGCAGTGTTGCATTTACCACTGCCGCTTTTCTTCAGAAGCACATCAGAAGACATCCTGAATCCAGTGGACAAATTTCTTCAGGACAAAACTGTCCTTCCAGCACTGGTCTTTTGCAGCAGCAGAATGTGCAGGGACCATTCACACAATCTGTACAGGGGAAAGAATTTATAAAATCAAATGATCTTCACCTGCATCAGCGGATCCACACAGGAGAGAGACCCAAGAAGTGTACGGATTGTGGAAAGAGTTTCACATGGTCTAGGAGCCTCCACAATCACCAGTGGATCCACACAGGAGAGAGACCTTATAAATGTACGGATTGTGGAAAGAGTTTCACACAGGCTGGGCACCTCCATAGGCACCAGCGGATCCACACAGGAGAGAGACCCTATAAATGTACAGATTGTGGAAAGAGTTTCACATGGGCTAGGGACCTCCATAGGCACCAGCGGATCCACACAGGAGAGAGACCCTATAAATGTATGGATTGTGGAAAGAGTTTCACACGGGCTGGGCACCTCCATAGGCACCAGCGGATCCACACAGGAGAGAGACCCTATAAATGTATGGATTGTGGAAAGAGTTTCACACGGGCTGGGCACCTCCATAGGCACCAGCGGATCCACACAGGAGAGAGACCCTATAAATGTACAGATTGTGGAAAGAGTTTCACACAGGCTGGGCACCTCCATTATCACCAGCAGATCCACACAGGAGAGAGACCTTATAAATGTACGAATTGTGGAAAGAGTTTCACAAGGGCCGGGCACCTCCGTAGACACCAGCGGATCCACACAGGAGAGAGACCTTATAAATGTTCGGATTGTGGAAAGAGTTTCACACGGGCTGGGCACCTCCATAGGCACCAGCGGATCCACACAGGAGAGAGACCTTATAAATGTTCGGATTGTGGAAAGAGTTTCACACGGGCTGGGCACCTCCATAGGCACCAGCGGATCCACACAGGAGAGAGACCCTATAAATGTACAGATTGTGGAAAGAGTTTCACAAGGGCCGGGCACCTCCATAGACACCAGCGGATCCACACAGGAGAGAGACCTTATAAATGTTCGGATTGTGGAAAGAGTTTCACATGGGCTGGGGACCTccataggcaccagcagatccacACAGGAGAGAGACCCTATAAATGTACAGATTGTGGGAAGAGTTTCACAAGGGCTGGACACCTCCATTATCACCAGCGGATCCACACAGGAGAGAGACCCTATAAATGTACGGATTGTGGGAAGAGTTTCACGCAGGCTAGGAGCCTCCACGATCACCATTGGATCCACACAGGAGAGAGTCCCTATAAATGTACGAATTGTGGAAAGAGTTTCACAAGGGCCGGGCACCTCCATAGACACCAGCGGATCCACACAGGAGAGAGACCTTATAAATGTTCGGATTGTGGAAAGAGTTTCACATGGGCTGGGGACCTccataggcaccagcagatccacACAGGAGAGAGACCCGATAAATGTACAGATTGTGGGAAGAGTTTCACAAGGGCTGGACACCTCCATTATCACCAGCGGATCCACACAGGAGAGAGACCCTATAAATGTACGGATTGTGGGAAGAGCTTTGTTTATATGTATCAGCTGAAAGCTCACACTTATTTTGAAACCTGCCATCATTGTAGGAAAGTCTTCAAAGATCCAGCAGCTTTCAAAATTCACCTGAGAAGATGTTTTGAAACAGAACGATAA